A window of the Sphaerobacter thermophilus DSM 20745 genome harbors these coding sequences:
- a CDS encoding DMT family transporter: MARRSPSNSTARSRALVPSLAVIAAASLWSTLGISYEILLHGGGTDRVTMVTLRLTIAALVVLAYALMRRPEALRVPRAARASLLGTGVVSFGVFYVALVYAFHWSSVPVATVLLYTAPAWVALGEHLFLGYRMTRTATIVLGATLLGAVLVADILRGTGELTLKGIAAGLFSAVTYSSMSLFGKRAMESVPPLTVMVYGMGIGALCLIPVKLLVSGPTLPEPGLLLRIALWPALAVTVVPVALYTWGLSMLRPSTASILATVEPVFAIALAWLILDQHLHPAQIAGAALVLGAVVYLSLNPSRGARAKTPAGAETGGR, from the coding sequence GTGGCCAGACGATCACCCTCTAACAGCACGGCCCGCTCCCGCGCGCTGGTACCATCCCTCGCCGTGATCGCCGCGGCGAGTCTCTGGAGCACGCTGGGGATCTCGTACGAGATCCTGCTGCACGGCGGCGGCACCGACCGTGTGACGATGGTGACACTCCGCCTCACCATCGCAGCGCTCGTGGTATTGGCGTATGCACTCATGCGGCGCCCGGAGGCATTGCGGGTGCCGCGCGCCGCCCGCGCCAGCCTCCTCGGCACCGGAGTGGTGAGCTTCGGCGTGTTCTACGTCGCGCTCGTCTACGCCTTCCACTGGTCGAGCGTGCCGGTCGCGACGGTGCTCCTCTACACCGCGCCGGCCTGGGTCGCGCTGGGAGAGCACCTGTTCCTTGGATACCGAATGACTCGCACCGCGACGATCGTGCTCGGCGCGACGCTCCTCGGCGCGGTGCTCGTCGCGGACATCCTGCGTGGCACGGGTGAACTGACCCTGAAAGGCATCGCGGCTGGCCTGTTCTCGGCCGTGACCTACAGCAGCATGAGCCTCTTCGGGAAACGGGCGATGGAGTCGGTCCCGCCACTTACGGTGATGGTCTACGGCATGGGGATCGGCGCGCTCTGCCTCATCCCCGTCAAGCTGCTCGTCTCCGGACCGACGCTCCCGGAGCCCGGGCTGCTCCTGCGGATCGCGCTCTGGCCCGCGCTCGCCGTCACCGTGGTGCCGGTCGCCCTCTACACGTGGGGGCTGAGCATGTTGCGGCCGAGCACCGCGTCGATCCTGGCGACGGTGGAGCCGGTGTTTGCAATCGCCTTGGCGTGGCTGATCCTCGATCAGCACCTCCACCCTGCCCAGATCGCCGGTGCCGCTCTGGTGCTTGGAGCGGTGGTCTACCTATCGCTGAACCCGTCGAGGGGCGCACGCGCGAAGACGCCCGCCGGTGCCGAAACCGGCGGGCGCTGA
- a CDS encoding NuoF family protein: MRLTDRAAFEQYAAEAERRWAERTAGDRWVVSVGISECSIAKGARQTMDHLRLALEQAGIAAEVRRVGCAGWCWAEPYVEVKAPGAPPVIYQKITTDKVPELVDAMKRGVVKAEWALGVRADQPFEGVPPLNQHPFLAGQRRVLMADWGIIDPESIEDYIARGGYQAWIKAIFDMTPEEVVNEVKISNVRGRGGAGFPAGIKWESGRRTQAWPKYVIANSHEGEPNVFKDRRLIESNPHLVLEGIMIGCYALETPHGYNYVGGEHKLAIERFRKAVDQAYELGLLGDNVLGSGVSCHIRVRTGGGAYICGEGSALMYSVMGQRGQPRTKPPRSVEEGVWKRPTVLNNTETFANIPGIIRNGGAWYAAMGTEKSTGTKLITMQGPVQRIGVVEIEMGMPMREVIFGLFGGMREGYVFKGVQTGGVSAGPLREDQLDVPVDFDSLTPLGGMLGSGGFVVFDQSVCAVDFARYLQEFNRYESCAKCVPCRLGNPALVEIIERIRLGQARQGDLALIEETSRPIIDLSLCGLGQVAPMPTLGMIRAFPEDFAAHIEEHRCPAGVCPVESGAPAATAAGD, from the coding sequence ATGAGACTGACTGACCGGGCGGCATTCGAGCAGTACGCAGCGGAGGCCGAACGGCGCTGGGCGGAGCGCACCGCGGGCGACCGCTGGGTCGTGAGCGTGGGCATTAGCGAGTGCAGCATTGCCAAGGGTGCCCGCCAGACGATGGATCACCTCCGGCTCGCGCTGGAGCAGGCGGGAATCGCGGCCGAGGTACGGCGGGTTGGCTGCGCCGGCTGGTGCTGGGCCGAGCCCTACGTTGAGGTGAAGGCACCGGGCGCGCCGCCGGTCATCTACCAGAAGATCACGACCGACAAGGTGCCGGAGCTGGTCGATGCCATGAAGCGCGGGGTCGTCAAGGCCGAGTGGGCGCTCGGCGTCCGCGCCGACCAGCCGTTCGAAGGCGTCCCACCGCTGAACCAGCATCCGTTCCTTGCCGGGCAGCGCCGCGTCCTGATGGCCGACTGGGGGATCATCGACCCTGAGTCGATCGAAGACTACATCGCCCGCGGCGGCTACCAGGCGTGGATCAAGGCGATCTTCGACATGACGCCGGAGGAGGTCGTCAACGAGGTCAAGATCTCCAACGTGCGTGGTCGCGGTGGCGCGGGCTTCCCGGCCGGCATCAAGTGGGAGAGCGGCCGGCGCACCCAGGCGTGGCCAAAGTACGTCATCGCCAACAGCCACGAGGGGGAGCCCAACGTCTTCAAGGATCGGCGGCTGATCGAGAGCAACCCGCATCTGGTCCTGGAAGGGATCATGATCGGTTGCTACGCGCTCGAAACGCCCCACGGCTACAACTACGTGGGGGGCGAGCACAAGCTGGCGATCGAGCGCTTCCGCAAGGCCGTGGATCAGGCCTACGAGCTCGGCCTGCTCGGCGACAACGTGCTCGGCAGCGGGGTGAGCTGCCACATCCGGGTCCGCACCGGTGGCGGCGCGTACATCTGCGGCGAAGGTTCGGCGCTGATGTACTCGGTCATGGGCCAGCGGGGCCAGCCGCGGACCAAGCCGCCGCGCTCCGTCGAAGAGGGCGTGTGGAAGCGCCCGACGGTGCTGAACAACACCGAGACCTTCGCCAACATCCCCGGCATCATCCGGAATGGCGGCGCCTGGTACGCCGCGATGGGCACGGAGAAGAGCACCGGCACGAAGCTCATCACGATGCAGGGTCCGGTGCAGCGCATCGGCGTGGTCGAAATCGAGATGGGCATGCCGATGCGCGAGGTGATCTTCGGGCTCTTCGGTGGCATGCGGGAGGGGTACGTCTTCAAGGGCGTCCAGACCGGTGGGGTCTCGGCCGGGCCGCTGCGTGAGGACCAGCTCGACGTCCCGGTCGACTTCGACTCGCTCACGCCGCTGGGCGGGATGCTCGGCTCGGGTGGGTTCGTCGTCTTCGACCAGTCGGTGTGTGCGGTCGACTTCGCCCGCTACCTCCAGGAGTTCAACCGCTACGAGTCGTGTGCCAAGTGCGTGCCCTGTCGGCTCGGCAACCCGGCGCTGGTGGAGATCATCGAACGCATCCGCCTGGGTCAGGCACGGCAGGGGGACCTCGCTCTCATCGAGGAAACCAGCCGCCCCATCATCGACCTCTCGCTGTGCGGCCTGGGTCAGGTCGCGCCGATGCCCACGCTGGGGATGATCCGCGCGTTCCCGGAGGATTTCGCGGCGCATATCGAGGAACACCGGTGTCCCGCGGGCGTCTGCCCGGTGGAGAGTGGTGCGCCGGCGGCGACGGCCGCGGGCGATTGA
- a CDS encoding complex I 24 kDa subunit family protein — protein sequence MAHATHTDGELDLEPLKRILERDFRYDTHQDAEELILGACQEAQNLYGWVPQPAAQVIADHLGVSVNRVYSLLTFYADFRTEPPGKHFLLLCHGTACYVMGSQRLIATLRDEYGITNGEVTRDGELTLQVVNGCLGVCDLAPVIQVDHHTYCGRLTPDRLRETLEALKRGEPLEERNETD from the coding sequence TTGGCCCACGCGACACACACGGACGGCGAGCTGGACCTCGAACCGCTGAAGCGGATTCTCGAGCGCGACTTCCGCTACGACACGCATCAGGATGCCGAAGAACTAATCCTGGGGGCCTGTCAGGAGGCCCAGAACCTGTACGGCTGGGTGCCCCAGCCCGCGGCGCAGGTCATTGCCGACCACCTGGGCGTCAGTGTCAACCGCGTCTATTCCCTTCTCACCTTCTACGCCGACTTCCGGACCGAGCCGCCAGGGAAGCATTTCCTGCTCCTGTGCCACGGGACGGCCTGCTATGTGATGGGCTCCCAGCGCCTGATCGCCACGCTGCGAGATGAGTACGGCATCACCAACGGTGAAGTGACGCGCGACGGCGAGTTGACGCTGCAGGTGGTCAACGGCTGCCTCGGTGTTTGCGACCTCGCGCCGGTCATCCAGGTCGACCACCACACCTACTGCGGGCGCCTCACGCCTGATCGCCTGCGCGAAACACTGGAAGCTTTGAAGCGCGGCGAGCCCCTGGAGGAGCGCAATGAGACTGACTGA
- a CDS encoding DUF1992 domain-containing protein, which yields MWWWDQLIENRVEEAREKGLFENLRGQGRPLKLEPGSGPEWLANHLLRENDMLPDWLQLRKEIHEERPRVIAALQEYDEQATVLDPRRPRDRAILDRLEQRYVQAAREINRKIDEHNLRCPSIHHELVRFPEDAIARRRRRANAH from the coding sequence ATGTGGTGGTGGGATCAGCTCATCGAAAACCGGGTCGAGGAAGCCAGGGAGAAGGGGCTCTTTGAGAACCTGCGCGGGCAGGGCAGGCCGCTGAAACTCGAACCCGGCTCTGGGCCGGAATGGCTGGCCAACCATCTGCTCCGCGAAAACGACATGCTCCCCGACTGGCTCCAACTGCGCAAGGAGATCCATGAGGAGCGGCCGCGGGTCATCGCGGCTCTGCAGGAGTACGACGAGCAGGCGACTGTCCTCGACCCACGCCGGCCACGTGACCGCGCGATCCTCGACCGGCTAGAGCAGCGCTACGTCCAAGCCGCGCGGGAGATCAACCGCAAGATCGACGAGCACAACCTGCGCTGCCCCTCGATTCACCACGAACTCGTTCGCTTCCCGGAGGACGCGATAGCCCGTCGCCGGCGACGGGCGAATGCTCACTGA
- a CDS encoding zf-HC2 domain-containing protein, giving the protein MLDCDEVMERLYHYLDRELSEAELAEVRAHLDACPPCRERFTFEQNVLRRVGKCARQLSAPPSLVEKVRRMCDQ; this is encoded by the coding sequence ATGCTCGACTGCGATGAGGTCATGGAACGGCTGTATCACTACCTTGACCGCGAGTTGAGCGAGGCGGAGCTGGCGGAGGTTCGCGCGCACCTCGACGCCTGCCCGCCGTGCCGCGAGCGGTTCACGTTCGAGCAGAACGTGCTCCGGCGCGTCGGCAAGTGCGCGCGGCAACTCAGCGCGCCTCCGTCGCTGGTCGAGAAGGTCCGGCGCATGTGCGATCAGTGA
- a CDS encoding sigma-70 family RNA polymerase sigma factor codes for MNQEQSEIPRAKLQEEALSHIDALYRTAYRMTGNAMDAEDLVQETYLRAFRSLHQFRPGTNLRAWLFKILTNAFINDYRKRSRRPRSTSLDNVEDYYLYSHLIDSGIQPASTRPEDEVLANIPDEAVIAALESLPDEFRQVVLLADVEGFSYREIADIMSTPVGTVMSRLHRARRRLQGAILKACTAAACSVGSDGDACDARLR; via the coding sequence GTGAATCAGGAGCAGTCTGAAATCCCCCGTGCTAAGCTCCAGGAAGAGGCGCTTAGCCACATCGATGCTTTGTATCGCACCGCCTACCGCATGACCGGGAACGCCATGGACGCTGAGGATCTCGTCCAGGAGACATACCTGCGGGCGTTCCGGTCGCTCCACCAGTTCCGGCCGGGAACGAACCTGCGGGCCTGGTTGTTCAAGATCCTGACGAACGCGTTCATCAACGACTACCGGAAGCGTTCGCGACGGCCGAGGAGCACATCGCTGGACAACGTTGAGGACTACTACCTGTACTCACACCTGATCGACTCCGGCATTCAGCCTGCCAGCACACGCCCGGAGGACGAAGTCCTGGCGAACATCCCGGACGAGGCGGTCATCGCGGCGCTGGAGTCGCTGCCCGACGAGTTCCGCCAGGTCGTGCTCCTGGCCGATGTGGAGGGTTTTTCCTACCGGGAGATCGCCGACATTATGAGTACGCCGGTCGGCACGGTGATGTCCCGCCTGCATCGAGCTCGGCGACGCCTGCAAGGTGCCATCCTGAAGGCATGCACGGCGGCTGCGTGTTCCGTCGGTTCCGATGGAGATGCGTGCGATGCTCGACTGCGATGA
- a CDS encoding bifunctional nuclease family protein, with protein MIETVVESIRVSLVTQHRVVILKEVAGERHLPIWIGPFEAEAIAMELQGVPAARPLPYDLLKRIVTDMGGVVREIQVTDLSQDVFYARIMIEQNGRMLEIDSRPSDAIALAVRTKVPILVDEAVMDRAGVKLEAEGETDEPEVPPQERSSESTVSEADLSVFREFINSLDLDDFDRRRDH; from the coding sequence ATGATTGAGACGGTGGTTGAGAGCATCCGCGTCAGCCTGGTGACGCAACACCGGGTGGTGATCCTCAAGGAAGTGGCAGGCGAGCGGCACCTGCCGATTTGGATCGGTCCGTTCGAGGCCGAAGCGATCGCCATGGAGTTGCAGGGGGTGCCTGCCGCGCGTCCCCTCCCGTACGATCTGCTGAAGCGGATCGTGACCGATATGGGTGGCGTCGTGCGCGAGATCCAGGTGACTGATCTTTCGCAGGATGTCTTCTACGCACGGATCATGATCGAGCAGAACGGTCGAATGCTCGAGATCGACAGCCGGCCAAGCGACGCCATCGCATTGGCGGTGCGCACCAAGGTGCCGATCCTGGTCGACGAGGCCGTGATGGACCGGGCGGGAGTCAAACTGGAAGCGGAAGGCGAGACCGACGAGCCAGAGGTGCCGCCGCAGGAACGGTCCAGCGAGTCGACGGTGTCGGAAGCCGATCTGTCGGTCTTCCGCGAGTTCATCAACTCGCTGGATCTCGACGATTTCGACAGGCGACGAGACCACTGA
- the lepB gene encoding signal peptidase I, producing MLRPVSSRSASRLPDAVDEEVEAVPPPERSGAKRKSLVWELVETLLLALLIFVAVRSVVLNYRVDGSSMEPSLHDREMLIVNRREYFHIDLNALANLIPGVEVEGTREWYLFRPPQRGDVVVFHPPLGGSEPFIKRIIGLPGDEVVIRDGAVFINGKRLEEPYLQTPTLWGGLLEEPMVVEPGHVIVLGDNRNNSSDSRVFGQVSMDRIIGKAWIAYWPPGQMQVLPQPAYSFQ from the coding sequence GTGCTGAGACCAGTTTCGTCCCGTTCCGCCTCCCGGCTGCCCGATGCCGTCGACGAGGAGGTGGAAGCGGTTCCGCCTCCGGAGCGGAGCGGCGCGAAGCGCAAGTCGCTCGTCTGGGAGCTCGTCGAGACGCTCCTCCTTGCTCTGCTCATCTTCGTGGCCGTGCGCAGTGTCGTCCTGAACTACCGCGTGGACGGCAGCAGCATGGAGCCGAGTCTCCACGATCGGGAGATGCTTATCGTCAACCGGCGGGAGTACTTCCACATCGACCTCAACGCGCTGGCCAACTTGATCCCGGGGGTCGAGGTGGAGGGCACCCGCGAGTGGTACCTGTTCCGCCCGCCGCAGCGGGGCGATGTCGTCGTGTTCCACCCGCCGCTGGGGGGATCCGAACCGTTCATCAAACGGATCATCGGCCTGCCGGGAGACGAGGTGGTGATCAGGGACGGCGCGGTCTTCATCAATGGCAAGCGGCTTGAAGAGCCGTATCTCCAAACCCCGACGCTCTGGGGCGGTCTGCTCGAGGAGCCGATGGTGGTGGAGCCTGGCCACGTCATCGTGCTGGGCGACAACCGCAACAACAGCAGCGACTCGCGCGTCTTTGGCCAGGTGTCTATGGATCGGATCATCGGGAAGGCCTGGATCGCCTACTGGCCCCCGGGCCAGATGCAGGTGCTCCCCCAGCCGGCGTATTCGTTCCAATGA
- a CDS encoding serine/threonine-protein kinase: MAEIARSQRYRDALPAGTILEGRYEILRVCGQGGMSTVYVARDLRFSQVERLCAVKEMFTREPDERTRMLQLANFEREAALLATLSHPAIPKIYDYFTVGGLVYLVLEFIEGTDLERMIANKKEPVPEDTLVDWTLQILDVLAYLHEQQPEPIVFRDLKPSNIMLRNDGAITLIDFGIARTFQPLQRGTMIGTEGYAPPEQYRGIAEPRGDIYALGATLHHLATGSDPRHEPPFTFAQRPPRELNPELSPEFEELILRAVAYTPADRFPSAAAMAQAVIEIRDRRARGAATDTTPVIPATVASTEQHAETSRPGTERTAAERIVWTVQTGDEVRGTAAVAGSTAYIGSYDQHLYAVNPQDGGILWRFRANRGIVARPLVHGDLVVVGAEDHTVYALRAVSGRLIWSFRTAMPVRSSAAAYGDAIVVGSDDGYCYCLDLEQGNLLWRQRTWGPVRSSPLVVEDRVIVGSDDGSLYCYSATDGHLRWRTQLGRPVLSSPAAGGNIVVVGCTDGAIYAVDIDNGARRWAFQTSRPIIASPRIVGDLVVIGSTDGTLYALERRDGSLLWSQQIANQITSSAAIDGARCYVGTVDGYVVCLQLDDGQTLWTQRLGGAIASTPAVTRGMVIIGCLDGRIYGLRA; encoded by the coding sequence GTGGCCGAGATCGCTCGCTCGCAGCGCTACCGAGATGCCCTCCCTGCCGGAACCATCCTCGAAGGGCGCTACGAGATCCTTCGGGTCTGTGGCCAGGGGGGCATGAGCACGGTCTACGTCGCCCGTGACCTCCGCTTCAGCCAGGTTGAGCGGCTCTGCGCCGTTAAAGAGATGTTCACGCGCGAGCCGGACGAACGCACCCGCATGCTCCAGCTTGCCAACTTCGAGCGCGAGGCGGCCCTGTTGGCGACGCTCAGCCATCCCGCCATCCCGAAGATCTATGACTACTTCACCGTCGGCGGGCTGGTGTACCTGGTGTTGGAGTTCATCGAGGGGACCGACCTCGAGCGCATGATCGCCAACAAGAAGGAGCCGGTTCCCGAGGACACCCTGGTCGATTGGACGCTCCAGATTCTCGATGTCCTTGCCTATCTCCACGAGCAGCAGCCGGAGCCGATCGTCTTCCGCGACCTGAAGCCGTCCAACATCATGCTCCGAAATGACGGAGCCATCACTTTGATCGACTTCGGCATTGCCCGGACGTTTCAGCCGCTGCAGCGCGGCACGATGATCGGCACCGAGGGGTACGCCCCACCAGAGCAATACCGGGGCATTGCCGAGCCGCGCGGTGATATCTACGCCCTCGGAGCCACCCTTCACCACCTGGCAACCGGCTCCGATCCGCGGCACGAGCCACCCTTCACGTTCGCTCAACGGCCGCCCCGTGAACTGAACCCCGAACTCAGTCCGGAATTCGAGGAGTTGATCCTCCGCGCCGTGGCCTATACGCCGGCGGATCGCTTCCCGTCGGCCGCGGCCATGGCCCAGGCGGTGATCGAAATCCGCGACCGCCGCGCCCGCGGCGCGGCGACCGATACGACCCCGGTGATCCCCGCCACTGTAGCGTCCACGGAGCAACACGCCGAGACGTCGCGCCCCGGCACGGAGCGCACCGCGGCGGAGCGGATCGTCTGGACGGTGCAGACAGGCGACGAGGTGCGCGGCACCGCGGCCGTAGCCGGCAGCACTGCCTACATTGGCTCGTACGACCAGCACCTGTACGCGGTCAATCCCCAGGACGGAGGGATCCTCTGGCGATTCCGCGCTAACCGTGGCATCGTCGCCCGCCCGCTGGTCCATGGCGACCTCGTGGTCGTGGGGGCTGAGGACCACACCGTCTACGCCCTGCGCGCCGTTTCCGGGCGCCTCATCTGGTCCTTCCGCACCGCCATGCCGGTACGCTCGTCGGCCGCCGCCTACGGCGACGCGATCGTCGTCGGCTCGGACGACGGGTACTGCTACTGCCTGGACCTCGAGCAGGGCAACCTCCTCTGGCGGCAGCGCACCTGGGGGCCGGTGCGCTCCTCCCCGCTCGTCGTTGAGGACCGCGTCATCGTCGGCTCCGATGACGGGTCGCTCTACTGCTATTCGGCTACGGACGGCCACCTGCGCTGGCGAACCCAGCTGGGCCGACCGGTGCTCTCGTCGCCGGCTGCGGGTGGCAACATCGTGGTGGTTGGCTGCACCGATGGCGCCATCTACGCGGTCGACATCGACAACGGGGCGCGGCGCTGGGCCTTCCAGACATCGCGGCCGATCATCGCCTCCCCGCGCATCGTGGGCGACCTCGTCGTGATCGGATCGACCGATGGGACACTCTACGCCCTGGAGCGCCGTGACGGCAGTCTGCTCTGGTCCCAGCAGATCGCGAACCAGATTACGTCAAGCGCCGCCATCGACGGCGCTCGGTGTTACGTCGGCACCGTGGACGGCTACGTCGTCTGCCTGCAACTGGACGACGGGCAGACGCTCTGGACACAGCGGCTGGGCGGCGCGATCGCATCGACCCCCGCCGTCACACGCGGAATGGTCATCATCGGCTGCCTGGACGGCCGCATTTATGGCCTGCGGGCCTGA
- the tatA gene encoding twin-arginine translocase TatA/TatE family subunit: protein MPSLGWQELLLILLIVIIIFGAGKLPEIGGALGRGIKEFRQATRDESEEHDETTTETAAREPAPKDLS from the coding sequence ATGCCGTCACTAGGCTGGCAAGAACTGCTACTGATCTTGCTGATCGTCATCATCATCTTCGGAGCGGGTAAGCTCCCGGAGATCGGTGGGGCGCTCGGTCGTGGGATCAAGGAATTCCGCCAGGCAACTCGCGACGAATCCGAAGAGCACGACGAGACTACGACGGAGACCGCTGCGCGCGAGCCGGCTCCGAAGGATCTTTCGTAG
- a CDS encoding peptide ABC transporter substrate-binding protein, giving the protein MLVAGLLVVVLMVGVGLFVRFGGRGEPATVEAPVVPGFGGTYVEGALGAPSTLNPLLARTQAEQDLARLLFRGLTRVDGSGTAQPDLAASWSVSDDGLTYTFTLRDDARWHDGEPVTAQDVRFTVGLVQDPEFPGDEALARFWRGVVVSVPSADTVVFQLLEPFAAFPTYAALPIVPKHLLGGVLARDLADDPFASQPVGTGPFRFDNRQDDGQVVEITLRAYEDFPGGRPYLDQVVFRYYEDVERVLEALRDGSVQGTGAVPAEQLLRPGVLPKGAIVYASPMPGYTALFFNMRDPLFASADVRRAIDLALDRERIVKGPLDGRAEVGFGPIPVTSWAYGPPGLVHDPQAAKDLLEAAGWNDADGDGVRERGASRLSFSLLVNDDDPERVAVAQEIVGQLQRIGVQAVVQPMPATEVSGALASRQFSAAIFGWHSATGDPDCYHLWHSAFADEGLNFTGWRNREVDTLLTEARQTPEQDKRRELYARFQEVFAEQVPAIPLYYPRYYFAVDADVHGVEPVPIIRPSDRLDGLARWFVETSGAATATP; this is encoded by the coding sequence ATGCTGGTCGCGGGCCTGCTGGTCGTGGTGCTGATGGTCGGCGTTGGTCTGTTCGTCCGCTTCGGAGGCAGAGGCGAGCCGGCGACGGTGGAGGCGCCGGTGGTGCCCGGGTTCGGGGGTACCTACGTCGAGGGAGCCCTCGGCGCTCCGTCGACCCTAAATCCCCTGCTGGCTCGTACCCAGGCTGAGCAAGACCTCGCACGGCTCCTGTTCCGCGGCCTCACGCGCGTTGATGGCTCCGGCACAGCCCAGCCTGATCTTGCCGCCTCCTGGAGTGTCTCCGACGATGGTCTCACCTACACGTTCACCCTGCGAGACGACGCCCGCTGGCACGATGGAGAGCCGGTAACGGCGCAGGACGTCCGGTTCACCGTGGGGCTGGTCCAGGATCCTGAATTCCCGGGCGACGAGGCGCTCGCCCGCTTCTGGCGCGGAGTCGTGGTCTCGGTTCCGTCGGCCGATACCGTCGTCTTCCAGCTCCTTGAGCCGTTCGCAGCGTTCCCGACCTACGCTGCGCTGCCGATTGTCCCAAAGCACCTGTTGGGTGGTGTGCTGGCGCGGGATCTCGCGGATGATCCCTTCGCGTCGCAGCCTGTGGGGACCGGTCCCTTCCGGTTCGACAACCGGCAGGACGATGGGCAGGTAGTGGAGATCACGCTCCGGGCGTACGAGGACTTCCCCGGCGGGCGGCCTTATCTCGATCAGGTGGTGTTCCGCTACTACGAGGACGTGGAGCGCGTCCTGGAGGCACTGCGCGACGGATCGGTGCAGGGGACCGGCGCGGTGCCCGCTGAGCAGCTCCTGCGGCCGGGCGTGCTCCCCAAGGGGGCGATCGTCTATGCGTCGCCGATGCCCGGCTACACGGCGCTCTTCTTCAACATGCGGGACCCGCTCTTCGCCAGTGCTGACGTCCGCCGCGCCATCGACCTGGCGCTCGACCGTGAGCGGATCGTGAAGGGGCCGTTGGACGGTCGCGCGGAGGTCGGGTTCGGCCCGATCCCGGTGACCTCCTGGGCGTATGGCCCGCCCGGGCTGGTGCACGACCCGCAGGCGGCGAAGGATCTCCTGGAAGCCGCCGGGTGGAACGATGCGGACGGCGACGGAGTTCGGGAGCGTGGTGCCTCCCGGCTGAGCTTCTCTCTGCTCGTCAACGACGACGACCCCGAGCGGGTGGCAGTCGCCCAGGAGATCGTCGGTCAACTGCAACGAATCGGGGTGCAGGCGGTGGTGCAGCCCATGCCTGCGACGGAGGTGTCCGGCGCACTGGCCAGCCGGCAGTTCTCCGCGGCCATATTCGGCTGGCACAGTGCCACTGGTGATCCGGATTGCTACCACCTCTGGCATTCGGCTTTCGCAGACGAAGGGCTCAACTTCACCGGGTGGCGCAACCGGGAGGTGGATACGCTGCTGACGGAAGCCCGGCAGACGCCGGAGCAGGACAAGCGCCGGGAACTCTACGCGCGATTCCAAGAGGTGTTCGCCGAGCAGGTGCCTGCGATCCCGCTGTACTACCCGCGCTACTATTTCGCGGTCGACGCGGACGTCCATGGGGTCGAGCCAGTACCCATCATCCGCCCGAGTGATCGTCTGGATGGCCTGGCTCGATGGTTTGTCGAGACAAGTGGAGCGGCAACCGCAACGCCGTGA
- the secG gene encoding preprotein translocase subunit SecG codes for METALYLATILVSIVLMLVILLQSKGSGFSGAFGGDPSSIYRTRRGLERTLFQFTIGVAAVYVLLAIVSSFYL; via the coding sequence ATGGAAACGGCGCTCTATCTCGCAACGATCCTCGTTTCGATTGTCCTGATGCTGGTGATCCTCCTTCAGTCGAAGGGCTCCGGCTTCAGCGGTGCTTTCGGCGGGGATCCGTCGTCGATCTACCGGACGCGGCGCGGCCTCGAGAGGACGCTCTTCCAGTTCACCATTGGGGTCGCTGCCGTGTACGTCCTCCTAGCGATCGTGTCCAGCTTCTACCTCTAG
- the tpiA gene encoding triose-phosphate isomerase, which produces MRKPIVAGNWKMNTSLEEARALAGELRSTLSAYSTVERVLIPPFPWIVPLADILDGSDIVLGAQDCAVEDQGAFTGEVSARMLAPLCRYIIVGHSERRHIIGETDEVVAAKLRAVLRNGARPILCVGELLEERERGEARAVVERQLQSAFADVEAADVLRTVIAYEPVWAIGTGRAATPEDAREMANWIREVLARHVGAEAANEIRVQYGGSVNADNAAGFLSLPEIDGALVGGASLKADQFTQIVERAAALRL; this is translated from the coding sequence ATGCGGAAGCCGATCGTTGCCGGCAACTGGAAGATGAACACCTCCCTTGAGGAGGCGCGGGCTCTGGCCGGGGAGCTGCGTTCGACGCTGTCTGCCTACTCAACGGTCGAGCGTGTGCTCATCCCGCCCTTTCCCTGGATCGTGCCGCTGGCAGATATCCTTGACGGGAGCGACATCGTCCTCGGCGCGCAGGACTGCGCCGTTGAGGATCAGGGCGCCTTCACGGGGGAGGTGTCGGCGCGGATGCTGGCCCCGCTGTGCCGGTACATCATCGTCGGCCATAGTGAGCGGCGGCACATCATCGGGGAGACCGACGAGGTCGTGGCCGCGAAGCTCCGCGCGGTGCTTCGGAACGGCGCCCGCCCGATCCTCTGTGTCGGCGAGCTGCTCGAAGAGCGGGAGCGCGGCGAGGCGCGTGCGGTCGTGGAGCGACAGCTCCAGAGCGCTTTCGCGGATGTCGAGGCGGCCGACGTGCTGCGCACCGTCATTGCCTACGAGCCCGTTTGGGCAATCGGCACCGGGCGGGCGGCGACGCCCGAGGATGCGCGCGAGATGGCGAACTGGATCCGTGAGGTGCTTGCGCGCCATGTCGGCGCGGAGGCGGCAAACGAGATCCGGGTCCAGTATGGTGGGAGCGTCAATGCCGACAATGCGGCCGGGTTCCTCTCCTTGCCAGAGATCGACGGCGCTCTCGTGGGTGGTGCCAGCTTGAAGGCTGACCAGTTTACGCAGATCGTGGAGCGGGCCGCTGCGCTCCGGCTTTGA